The Myxococcales bacterium genome includes the window TCCAGGCCGCCCTCGGCGGTACCGGACACGCCGTCGGAAATATTCTTCATCTGCGATTGGACGTTGACGATTTGCGCGTGGGCTGTCGACGCGGCGAGCGCGCACGCGGCGACCAGCACGACCAGGTCGAGATGCGGGCGGAAAGGCTTAGACATGGTGAGGCTCCTAGGTGACAAAGTTGGGGCCGCGCTGGCTACGGCGCGGGTTTGCTAGCGGTTATGTGGCGATTGCCGGTATGCGCGGCGAAGCGCCTAAGGTCAACGTCGCCGTGGTAGCTGGGATCGAGTTCGACCCGGTGAATGCTGATGTCGGCGAACCCGACGCTGGCTAACGCCTCTGCGATCGCGTCGGTCGGCCAATAATACCACTCGTATTCGAGGTTGCAGTTTGGATAGCGAATCTTGATGAGGTCGCCAGGCGCGATGGCTGGCGTCAGCTCCGTGGCGTGGATATTCACCGTGGCGATCACATGGGCGCGGTCCTCGGGCAATTCGGCGCCAGGCGCGTGGGTAATCACGCAACGGCCACCGTCCGCGAGGTTCAAAAAGAGGTTGCTCGCGACGCGCCGCAAGGCCTCGACGTCGGCGCAGTATTCAAAAATGAAATTTGACAGCGAGGCGTCAAACGGCTGGGCCGCATAGGCTTGCCTCACGCCGGCATCCGCGACGACGCCGTGCCAGCGCAAGCGTTGAGCGCCGGTGAGCCGGCTGGCAGTTAGCTCGATCATCTTGGCGGCCAAGTCAACCGACGTCACGTGGGCGGCGCCGCGACTAAGCAGATGCAACGAGTACTTTCCCTCGCCACTGGGGAGATCGAGCACGCGCTTGCCGTTGACGTCGCCGAGGTGCTTGAGGCTGCCGTACATGTTCACCCAACGATGATGCGTGTGCACCTCGGTGAGCTTGGCGTAAGCATCCGACGTTTCGTCTTCGCCCCAGGTTTGTACGTCAAAATGCGCGCGCTGCATGAGGATCCTTTGCCTAGCGGGTTGGGGCCATCGGCGTCGTGTTGACCATAAGCGCGCGATCCCAATTGGGTTCGGTTTGAGAAACAGCGGCTTGCAAGGCTAGCCCGATGCCGCTGCTGCCAGTCAGCAACGAGATATCATCGACAAAGCCTTGCTGATGCCCTAATGACTCAAAGTCTGTCTGGCCGATCGTGCCCCACGCTTGGTAGCCACCAATGCCTTCGCCTGGACGGTGCGCCGCCAGCGTGGCCTCAAAATACGCGAGGGCGGCCTCGCGCAAGGGTTCGTCGCCCGTGGCTTGATAGAGGCGATTAAATACGTGGGCGTTGCCCGCGCTGCCGTGACATAGGGCATGGTCGCGCAGGGGGGGAGCGACTTGCGCCGCGCTTGCGCACGCCCGGGCGATTTCGATCGCTTGCTGTCGCCAATCGCTGCGGTTAAACACCTGTGCCGCGCGCAGGATCGTCGCCGAGACGCCGAGGCCGCCATAGCACCAGGCCAGCTGGCTGCCTCCGGCATTCTGCGAGCCGACCTCGATCCAACCCGAGAATCCCGGCGTGCTGTCTTTTTTGCGCGCCCGCAATAGCCAATCCACCACGCTGGTTGCTAGCGACGCGCTCAGATCGGTTGCGAGGCCGCGCGCATGACATTCCGCCGCGAGGGCCGCAACGCCCGGCATGCCATGCGCCAAGCCGAGGTTGTAGTAACCTTCGGGTGCGATTTTTCGTTGCCACTGCGGCAACAACTCGGGCGAGGTCAGCCAGTAGCGTCCACCGAGGTCATCGGTGAGGCTGCGTTTATGCAGCGCTCCGAGCACCTCGGTGACAATTTGCTCGTGCTCGGGCGCGTTTGCCATTTCAAGGCCGATGATGCCGACCCCAACCAGGCCGCTGATGAGATCGTAGTCGGCGTTGGGCATCGCGCGCAGACGCGCCAAAATCAAGGCCGCCGCATCTTCGCCGACCGCGGCGTCGTCGTCGGTGTGCGCCTCCGCCTCTTCGTCGGCCGGTTCAAAAAGTTCGTTGGTAAGATGTGCATGCAGCCACGTTAGCGCCCCAACACCGCTGAACAAGGACGTCGAAAAACCGCGATCCACGATGTTCGCCGCAAAACGTTCCAAGCCATCCGCGACATATGCGGCATCGTCTTCTCGCTGATTGTCCTCGGCCCAGCGATAGGCAGGCAACAAGATATGCCACGGGTGGTCCGTCCCCTTGGTCGCTGCCGACGCTTCGTCGATCGCGTCGGCGCTTTGCCGCACCCCGAGGGCAATATCGTCGATAATGGCGCGCGCCCTCTCGGCGCTCGCCCCGGTCAGTAGTGGACGCCAAGGCGACGCGGCTTTCATACGAAAATGGTAACAGAACAATAGCGGCCTTGCCGAGACACCCAAGGCCGCAATCGGAATTCGCCGTGGGGGCGGATGTATGGGCTGCGCGCACGTCTGCGCGCTAGGAAAACCATGGCGGCTTTGGTATAGCAGCGCCATGGATCGCCAAACCGCCGTGCTTGACTCAATTCTTGAAGCCGTCGGCCAGACGCCGCTGGTGCGCTTGGCACGGGTCGGCAAGGGGCTGCCCGGTGAAATGCTCGCCAAGTGCGAGTTCGTCAGCCCCGGCGGCTCCATCAAGGACCGCATCGGCGTCAAGATGTTGCTCGACGCCGAGGCATCCGGTCGGATTAAGCCTGGCGACACACTTATCGAACCGACATCGGGAAATACCGGCATCGGGCTTGCGATGGCGGCCGCGGTGCGCGGCTATCGCGTCATCATCACCATGCCCGAGAAGATGAGCCAAGAAAAACAAGTGGTGCTCGAGGCCTTGGGCGCTGAAATCATTCGCACGCCGACCGA containing:
- a CDS encoding class I SAM-dependent methyltransferase gives rise to the protein MQRAHFDVQTWGEDETSDAYAKLTEVHTHHRWVNMYGSLKHLGDVNGKRVLDLPSGEGKYSLHLLSRGAAHVTSVDLAAKMIELTASRLTGAQRLRWHGVVADAGVRQAYAAQPFDASLSNFIFEYCADVEALRRVASNLFLNLADGGRCVITHAPGAELPEDRAHVIATVNIHATELTPAIAPGDLIKIRYPNCNLEYEWYYWPTDAIAEALASVGFADISIHRVELDPSYHGDVDLRRFAAHTGNRHITASKPAP
- a CDS encoding lanthionine synthetase C family protein, translated to MKAASPWRPLLTGASAERARAIIDDIALGVRQSADAIDEASAATKGTDHPWHILLPAYRWAEDNQREDDAAYVADGLERFAANIVDRGFSTSLFSGVGALTWLHAHLTNELFEPADEEAEAHTDDDAAVGEDAAALILARLRAMPNADYDLISGLVGVGIIGLEMANAPEHEQIVTEVLGALHKRSLTDDLGGRYWLTSPELLPQWQRKIAPEGYYNLGLAHGMPGVAALAAECHARGLATDLSASLATSVVDWLLRARKKDSTPGFSGWIEVGSQNAGGSQLAWCYGGLGVSATILRAAQVFNRSDWRQQAIEIARACASAAQVAPPLRDHALCHGSAGNAHVFNRLYQATGDEPLREAALAYFEATLAAHRPGEGIGGYQAWGTIGQTDFESLGHQQGFVDDISLLTGSSGIGLALQAAVSQTEPNWDRALMVNTTPMAPTR